In Juglans regia cultivar Chandler chromosome 13, Walnut 2.0, whole genome shotgun sequence, the following proteins share a genomic window:
- the LOC108997330 gene encoding peptidyl-prolyl cis-trans isomerase FKBP19, chloroplastic isoform X1, which yields MASISVLASLQPSLSLSVSKFSTTGCCCRTTTTVSLHEPQKSSHSNICGNPAAHGQVIERRGVLISAIGILAGYWWDAAIDGMAMASEFTDMPAIRGKDYGKTKMRYPDYTETESGLQYKDLRVGNGPTPKMGETVVVDWDGFTIGYYGRIFEARNKTKGGSFEGNDKDFFKFRVGSHEVIPAFEEAVSGMAPGGVRRIIVPPELGYPENDFNKSGPRPTTFSGQRALDFVLRNQGLIDKTLLFDIELLKILSN from the exons ATGGCGTCAATTTCAGTGCTTGCATCTCTACAACCATCCCTGAGTTTATCTGTTTCCAAATTTTCGACTACG GGATGCTGCTGCAGAACAACTACTACTGTTTCTCTTCATGAACCTCAGAAGTCTTCCCATTCGAATATATGCG GGAACCCTGCGGCTCATGGGCAAGTCATTGAACGACGAGGAGTGTTAATATCAGCTATTGGAATCCTTGCTGGATACTGGTGGGATGCGGCAATTGATGGGATGGCCATGGCATCTGAATTCACCGACA TGCCTGCAATCAGGGGGAAGGACTATGGCAAGACTAAAATGCGGTATCCAGACTACACAGAGACAGAGTCAGGTCTTCAGTACAAG GACTTGAGAGTTGGAAATGGCCCCACACCAAAGATGGGAGAGACTGTAGTG GTTGATTGGGATGGTTTCACCATAGGATACTATGGCCGCATATTTGAAGCCCGAAACAAGACCAAGGGTGGTTCCTTTGAG GGAAATGACAAGGacttcttcaaatttagagTAGGATCGCATGAG GTGATACCAGCTTTCGAGGAAGCTGTTTCAGGCATGGCTCCGGGTGGTGTTAGAAG GATCATAGTGCCGCCAGAATTGGGATATCCTGAGAACGATTTCAACAAGAGTGGCCCTAGACCAACAACATTCTCG GGCCAACGAGCTTTGGATTTTGTACTGAGGAACCAAGGGCTGATAGACAAGACTCTTTTGTTTGATATTGAGCTCCTCAAAATCTTATCGAACTGA
- the LOC108997326 gene encoding sterol 14-demethylase — translation MFRMEVDNKLFNMGLLIVATLVVAKLISALIVPRSRKRLPPVVKSWPVIGGLIRFMKGPILMLREEYPKLGSVFTSTLVNKKITFFIGPEVSAHFFKASESDLSQQEVYQFNVPTFGPGVVFDVDYSVRQEQFRFFTESLRVNKLKGYVDQMVAEAEDYFSKWGDSGEVDIKYELEHLIILTASRCLLGREVRDKLFDDVSALFHDLDNGMLPISVIFPYLPIPAHRRRDRARKKLAEIFAKIIASRKCAGKSENDMLQCFIDSKYKDGRQTTEAEITGLLIAALFAGQHTSSITSTWTGAYLLRHKEYLSAVLEEQKNLMGKHGNKVDHDILSEMDVLYRCIKEALRLHPPLILLLRSSHSDFSVTTRDGKEYDIPKGHIVATSPAFANRLPHIYKDPDRYDPDRFAIGREEDKAAGAFSYISFGGGRHGCLGEPFAYLQIKAIWSNLLRNFELELVSPFPEIDWNAMVVGVKGKVMVRYKRRKLCVN, via the exons ATGTTTAGGATGGAAGTGGATAACAAGTTGTTCAATATGGGTCTTCTCATTGTGGCCACTCTAGTGGTGGCAAAGCTTATTTCTGCGCTTATAGTACCTAGATCAAGAAAACGTCTACCTCCAGTTGTTAAGTCATGGCCTGTGATCGGTGGGCTTATCCGCTTCATGAAAGGTCCTATTCTGATGCTGAGGGAGGAGTACCCAAAGCTTGGAAGTGTATTCACATCGACTCTGGTTAACAAGAAGATTACTTTCTTTATCGGTCCCGAGGTTTCCGCACACTTCTTTAAAGCCTCCGAGTCTGATCTTAGCCAGCAGGAGGTGTACCAGTTCAATGTGCCAACTTTTGGTCCTGGAGTAGTGTTTGATGTCGATTACTCAGTGCGGCAAGAGCAGTTTCGGTTCTTCACAGAGTCCCTGAGAGTGAATAAACTGAAGGGATATGTGGATCAGATGGTTGCAGAAGCTGAG GACTACTTCTCAAAATGGGGAGACAGTGGTGAGGTGGATATAAAGTATGAACTGGAGCATCTGATCATTTTGACAGCCAGTAGATGTCTCTTGGGCCGAGAAGTTCGCGATAAGCTCTTTGATGACGTTTCTGCCTTGTTCCATGACCTTGACAATGGAATGCTTCCTATCAGTGTTATCTTCCCATACCTGCCCATTCCTGCTCACCGACGCCGTGACCGGGCCCGCAAGAAGCTTGCAGAAATCTTTGCAAAAATCATAGCCTCCCGCAAATGTGCTGGCAAGTCGGAAAATGACATGCTGCAGTGCTTCATTGactcaaaatataaagatgGCCGCCAGACAACTGAGGCAGAGATCACTGGTCTGTTGATTGCTGCTCTATTTGCTGGTCAGCACACCAGTTCCATCACCTCCACTTGGACTGGGGCGTATCTCCTCCGTCACAAGGAGTACCTATCCGCTGTATTGGAAGAGCAGAAGAACCTGATGGGAAAGCATGGGAATAAGGTTGATCATGATATCTTGTCTGAGATGGACGTCCTGTATCGGTGCATTAAGGAAGCCTTAAGGCTCCACCCCCCGCTGATTTTGCTGCTACGTAGCTCACATAGTGATTTTAGTGTGACAACCCGAGATGGTAAAGAATATGACATCCCAAAGGGCCACATAGTTGCCACATCACCAGCTTTTGCAAACCGCCTTCCTCATATTTATAAGGATCCAGACAGGTATGATCCTGACAGATTTGCCATTGGGAGAGAAGAGGACAAGGCTGCAGGGGCATTCTCATATATTTCATTTGGAGGTGGCAGGCATGGTTGCCTTGGTGAGCCTTTTGCATACCTGCAAATAAAGGCAATATGGAGCAATTTGCTAAGGAATTTTGAGTTGGAGCTTGTGTCACCTTTTCCTGAGATTGATTGGAATGCCATGGTTGTGGGTGTGAAGGGAAAGGTTATGGTACGTTACAAGCGGCGGAAGCTTTGTGTCAATTAA
- the LOC108997330 gene encoding peptidyl-prolyl cis-trans isomerase FKBP19, chloroplastic isoform X2, whose translation MASISVLASLQPSLSLSVSKFSTTGCCCRTTTTVSLHEPQKSSHSNICGNPAAHGQVIERRGVLISAIGILAGYWWDAAIDGMAMASEFTDMPAIRGKDYGKTKMRYPDYTETESGLQYKDLRVGNGPTPKMGETVVVDWDGFTIGYYGRIFEARNKTKGGSFEGNDKDFFKFRVGSHEVIPAFEEAVSGMAPGGVRSVAGS comes from the exons ATGGCGTCAATTTCAGTGCTTGCATCTCTACAACCATCCCTGAGTTTATCTGTTTCCAAATTTTCGACTACG GGATGCTGCTGCAGAACAACTACTACTGTTTCTCTTCATGAACCTCAGAAGTCTTCCCATTCGAATATATGCG GGAACCCTGCGGCTCATGGGCAAGTCATTGAACGACGAGGAGTGTTAATATCAGCTATTGGAATCCTTGCTGGATACTGGTGGGATGCGGCAATTGATGGGATGGCCATGGCATCTGAATTCACCGACA TGCCTGCAATCAGGGGGAAGGACTATGGCAAGACTAAAATGCGGTATCCAGACTACACAGAGACAGAGTCAGGTCTTCAGTACAAG GACTTGAGAGTTGGAAATGGCCCCACACCAAAGATGGGAGAGACTGTAGTG GTTGATTGGGATGGTTTCACCATAGGATACTATGGCCGCATATTTGAAGCCCGAAACAAGACCAAGGGTGGTTCCTTTGAG GGAAATGACAAGGacttcttcaaatttagagTAGGATCGCATGAG GTGATACCAGCTTTCGAGGAAGCTGTTTCAGGCATGGCTCCGGGTGGTGTTAGAAG TGTTGCAGGATCATAG